In the genome of Bradyrhizobium sp. CIAT3101, one region contains:
- a CDS encoding small ribosomal subunit Rsm22 family protein, giving the protein MISPTLPAELKAALDARLQGFSRTDAAQRSQKISTTYRAGGGSATIKSEADALAYALARMPATYAAVAASLSALTEIAPDLAPETLLDVGAGPGTASWAAAEAFSSLQDFTLLDANATLSRLALELVRDSSRLADCRYLPGDAGTNLAEVPQADLVVASYVIGELGESDQRKLAATMWAKARHALVVIEPGTPAGYARILALRQQLTALGAFVAAPCAHERPCPLVAPDWCHFNQRLPRSQAHRQIKGAEVPFEDERFIYVALTRTPPAARAARVLAPPDVGKAEITAKLCTKDGVELAKVARRDKAAYAGARRWRWGDAVLSES; this is encoded by the coding sequence ATGATCTCACCCACCCTCCCCGCCGAACTCAAAGCTGCGCTCGACGCTAGGCTGCAGGGCTTTTCCCGCACCGACGCTGCGCAGCGATCGCAGAAAATCTCGACGACCTATCGCGCCGGCGGCGGCTCCGCCACGATCAAGTCGGAAGCCGATGCGCTTGCCTATGCGCTGGCGCGGATGCCGGCGACTTACGCGGCCGTCGCCGCAAGCCTGAGCGCGCTCACCGAGATTGCGCCGGATCTCGCTCCCGAAACATTGCTCGACGTCGGCGCGGGCCCGGGCACCGCGAGTTGGGCCGCCGCGGAGGCCTTTTCGTCGCTGCAGGATTTTACGCTGCTCGACGCCAACGCCACGCTGAGCCGGCTCGCGCTCGAGCTCGTGCGCGACAGCTCGCGCCTCGCGGATTGCCGCTATCTGCCAGGCGATGCCGGCACCAACCTCGCCGAGGTGCCGCAAGCCGATCTCGTCGTCGCGAGCTACGTCATCGGTGAGCTCGGCGAGAGCGATCAGCGCAAGCTCGCAGCGACGATGTGGGCCAAAGCGCGCCACGCACTGGTCGTGATCGAGCCGGGCACGCCCGCCGGTTATGCCCGCATCCTTGCACTGCGCCAGCAACTGACCGCGCTTGGCGCTTTTGTAGCCGCGCCCTGCGCACACGAAAGGCCCTGCCCGCTCGTTGCGCCCGACTGGTGCCATTTCAACCAGCGCCTGCCACGCTCGCAGGCGCACCGCCAGATCAAGGGCGCCGAGGTGCCGTTCGAGGACGAACGCTTCATCTACGTTGCCCTGACCCGCACACCGCCGGCAGCGCGCGCCGCGCGCGTGCTGGCGCCGCCAGATGTCGGCAAGGCCGAGATCACGGCCAAGCTTTGCACGAAGGACGGTGTCGAACTCGCCAAGGTCGCGCGGCGCGACAAGGCCGCCTATGCAGGCGCCCGTCGCTGGCGCTGGGGCGATGCCGTTCTGTCCGAAAGTTAA
- the smc gene encoding chromosome segregation protein SMC, giving the protein MKITRLRLHGFKSFVEPTDFVIEPGLTGVVGPNGCGKSNLVEALRWAMGETSYKSLRAADMDAVIFAGSGNRPARNHAEVTMTIDNADRTAPAAMNDSQLLEISRRIEREAGSVYRINGRDVRARDVQILFADAATGARSPALVHQGKIGEIIQAKPEQRRRVLEDAAGVAGLHARRHEAELRLKAAETNLTRVEDVIGQLSGQMEGLKKQARQAVRYREVAAKVRKAEATLFHLRWIGAHADVNESGQTHDLAVREMAERTQHQAEAARIQAIRAAEMPALRDAEARAAAGLQRLTNARELLDREEERAKERVAELERRLAQFEGDISRAQQQTMDADVALQRLDTEDAELKEEIKSRVEKRSGVDERVGEAEAVLTETEQQFSELTTALADLTAKRNQLEANVRTHRDKLARLDQEIANVSAEEQKLATETGGFGDLDELTAVVETAEQTLAASEAAAQASEAAHVAARQTLESSRSPLVEADKRVQRLDTEARTISKIVNGETKNLWPPIIDGITVDKGFEKAIGAALGDDLDAPVDPSAPMRWTNAGVTEGDPELPEGVTPLANHVQAPAELTRRLAQIGVVPRERGAELVSQLKTGQRLVSPEGDVWRWDGFVAAAHAPTGAARRLAERARLVDIENELEQARIDAQIKRQALENAESELQMAASTEGASREAWRAAQRELNVARERHATAEREISRHAARKATLSEAHSRLAADRAEAEAAYEYAEAGISELPSSEDTETRLAAVRSDIENHRRMAAQVRAEAQALAREAELADRRVQAILAERTEWQNRKESAASHIDTIQTRITEVSIERSDLENAPAVFAEKRSALITEIEYAENDRRMAADALATAETAMAETDRVAKLTLEALSSSREATARAEERMEGSRRRLEDIEREIRDMLEVEPQAVAGLAELEPGAELPPLHDIEEDLEKMRRDRERLGAVNLRAEEELREVETQHTGLVTERDDLVEAIKRLRQGIQSLNKEARERLLTSFEVVNNHFKRLFVELFGGGEAALHLIESDDPLEAGLEIIAKPPGKKPQTLSLLSGGEQALTAMALIFAVFLTNPSPICVLDEVDAPLDDHNVERYCNLLHEMTSSTDTRFVIITHNPITMARMNRLFGVTMAERGVSQLVSVSLSEAVDILDQNVA; this is encoded by the coding sequence ATGAAAATCACCCGCCTACGCCTGCACGGCTTCAAGTCCTTCGTTGAGCCCACGGACTTCGTCATCGAGCCCGGCCTGACCGGCGTGGTCGGCCCCAACGGTTGCGGCAAGTCGAATCTCGTCGAGGCGCTGCGCTGGGCGATGGGTGAGACGTCCTACAAGAGCTTGCGCGCCGCCGACATGGACGCGGTGATCTTCGCCGGCTCCGGCAATCGTCCCGCGCGCAACCACGCCGAAGTGACGATGACGATCGACAATGCCGATCGCACCGCGCCTGCGGCGATGAACGACAGCCAGCTGCTCGAAATCTCTCGCCGCATCGAGCGCGAAGCCGGCTCGGTCTATCGCATCAACGGCCGTGACGTCCGCGCCCGCGACGTGCAGATCCTGTTTGCTGACGCCGCCACCGGCGCGCGTTCGCCCGCCCTCGTCCACCAGGGCAAGATCGGCGAAATCATTCAGGCCAAGCCCGAGCAGCGCCGCCGCGTGCTGGAGGACGCCGCCGGCGTCGCCGGTCTGCACGCCCGCCGTCACGAGGCCGAGCTGCGGCTGAAGGCGGCCGAGACCAACCTCACCCGTGTCGAGGACGTGATCGGCCAGCTTTCCGGCCAGATGGAAGGCCTGAAAAAGCAGGCCCGCCAGGCGGTGCGCTATCGCGAGGTCGCGGCCAAGGTCCGCAAGGCGGAAGCCACGCTGTTCCACCTGCGCTGGATCGGCGCGCACGCCGATGTCAATGAATCCGGCCAGACCCATGATCTCGCCGTGCGCGAGATGGCCGAGCGTACCCAGCATCAGGCCGAAGCCGCCCGTATCCAGGCGATCCGCGCCGCCGAAATGCCGGCGCTGCGCGATGCCGAAGCGCGCGCCGCCGCCGGCCTGCAGCGCCTGACCAATGCCCGCGAGCTGCTCGACCGCGAGGAAGAGCGCGCCAAGGAGCGTGTCGCCGAGCTCGAGCGTCGCCTCGCCCAGTTCGAGGGCGACATCTCCCGCGCCCAGCAGCAGACCATGGACGCCGACGTCGCGCTGCAGCGGCTCGACACCGAAGATGCCGAGCTGAAGGAAGAAATCAAGTCGCGCGTCGAGAAGCGCTCCGGCGTCGACGAACGTGTCGGCGAGGCCGAGGCGGTGCTGACCGAAACCGAGCAGCAGTTTTCCGAGCTCACCACCGCGCTCGCCGACCTGACCGCCAAGCGCAACCAGCTTGAAGCCAACGTCCGTACCCACCGCGACAAGCTCGCGCGTCTCGACCAGGAGATCGCGAACGTCTCCGCGGAAGAGCAGAAGCTGGCCACTGAGACCGGCGGCTTCGGCGATCTCGACGAACTGACCGCCGTGGTCGAGACCGCCGAGCAGACGCTCGCCGCCTCCGAAGCTGCCGCGCAGGCGAGCGAAGCCGCGCACGTCGCCGCGCGCCAGACGCTGGAATCCTCGCGCTCGCCGCTGGTCGAAGCCGACAAGCGCGTGCAGCGGCTCGACACCGAGGCGCGCACGATCTCCAAGATCGTCAACGGCGAGACCAAGAATCTGTGGCCGCCGATCATCGACGGCATCACGGTCGACAAGGGTTTTGAAAAGGCCATCGGCGCCGCGCTCGGCGACGATCTCGATGCGCCCGTCGATCCGTCGGCGCCGATGCGCTGGACCAATGCCGGCGTCACCGAGGGCGATCCGGAACTGCCCGAAGGCGTCACGCCGCTCGCCAACCATGTTCAGGCGCCGGCCGAGCTGACGCGCCGCCTCGCGCAGATCGGCGTCGTGCCGCGCGAGCGCGGTGCCGAGCTGGTGTCGCAGCTCAAGACCGGCCAGCGGCTGGTTTCGCCCGAAGGCGACGTCTGGCGCTGGGACGGCTTTGTCGCCGCCGCCCACGCCCCGACCGGCGCCGCGCGGCGCCTCGCCGAGCGCGCCCGTCTCGTCGACATCGAGAACGAGCTGGAGCAGGCCCGCATCGACGCGCAGATCAAGCGTCAGGCGCTGGAAAACGCCGAGTCCGAACTGCAGATGGCCGCCAGCACCGAAGGCGCCAGCCGCGAGGCCTGGCGCGCCGCGCAGCGCGAGCTGAACGTCGCACGCGAGCGCCACGCCACGGCCGAGCGCGAGATCAGCCGCCACGCCGCGCGCAAGGCGACGCTGTCGGAAGCGCACAGCCGTCTCGCCGCCGATCGCGCCGAGGCCGAGGCCGCCTACGAATACGCCGAGGCCGGCATCAGTGAGCTGCCGTCGAGCGAGGACACCGAGACCCGTCTCGCCGCCGTCCGCAGCGACATCGAAAACCATCGCCGCATGGCCGCGCAGGTTCGCGCCGAGGCCCAGGCGCTGGCGCGCGAGGCCGAGCTCGCCGACCGTCGCGTCCAGGCGATCCTCGCCGAGCGCACCGAATGGCAGAACCGCAAGGAGAGCGCGGCCTCCCATATCGACACCATCCAGACCCGCATCACCGAGGTCTCGATCGAGCGCAGCGACCTCGAGAACGCGCCCGCCGTGTTCGCCGAGAAGCGCAGCGCGCTGATCACCGAGATCGAGTACGCCGAGAACGACCGCCGCATGGCCGCCGATGCGCTCGCCACCGCCGAGACCGCGATGGCCGAGACCGATCGTGTCGCCAAGCTGACCCTCGAAGCGCTCTCCAGCTCGCGCGAAGCCACTGCCCGCGCCGAGGAGCGCATGGAAGGTTCGCGGCGCCGGCTCGAGGACATCGAGCGCGAGATCCGCGACATGCTCGAAGTCGAGCCGCAGGCCGTCGCCGGCCTCGCCGAGCTCGAGCCCGGCGCGGAGCTGCCGCCGCTGCACGACATCGAGGAGGACCTCGAAAAGATGCGCCGGGATCGCGAGCGCCTCGGTGCCGTGAACCTGCGCGCCGAGGAAGAGCTGCGCGAGGTCGAGACCCAGCACACGGGCCTCGTTACCGAGCGCGACGACCTGGTCGAAGCCATCAAGCGGCTGCGCCAGGGCATCCAGAGCCTCAACAAGGAAGCGCGCGAGCGGCTCCTGACCTCGTTCGAGGTTGTCAACAACCACTTCAAGCGCCTGTTCGTCGAGCTGTTCGGCGGCGGCGAGGCCGCGCTGCACCTGATCGAAAGCGACGATCCGCTGGAAGCCGGCCTCGAAATCATCGCAAAGCCGCCGGGCAAGAAGCCGCAGACGCTGTCGCTGCTCTCGGGCGGTGAGCAGGCGCTGACCGCCATGGCGCTGATTTTCGCGGTGTTCTTGACCAACCCCTCGCCGATCTGCGTGCTGGACGAAGTCGACGCGCCGCTCGACGACCACAACGTCGAACGCTACTGCAACCTCCTGCACGAAATGACCAGCTCGACCGACACGCGCTTCGTCATCATCACGCACAATCCGATCACGATGGCGCGGATGAACCGCCTGTTCGGCGTCACCATGGCCGAGCGCGGCGTCTCCCAACTCGTCTCGGTGAGCCTGTCCGAAGCCGTGGACATTCTCGATCAGAACGTGGCGTGA
- a CDS encoding GIY-YIG nuclease family protein, which produces MSIDRKAAIAAYKERKTVAGIYAVRCAASGEAWVGQAPNLETIQNRIWFTLRQGSHPCRSLQAAWKAHGEAGLTFSECERLEDEESAYVRNALLKERMLHWLTELKAEAI; this is translated from the coding sequence GTGAGCATCGACCGGAAAGCAGCCATCGCCGCCTACAAGGAGCGGAAGACCGTTGCGGGCATTTATGCGGTCCGCTGCGCGGCCTCAGGCGAGGCCTGGGTCGGCCAGGCACCGAACCTGGAGACCATCCAGAACCGCATCTGGTTCACCCTGCGCCAGGGCAGCCACCCCTGCCGCAGCCTTCAGGCCGCCTGGAAGGCGCATGGTGAGGCCGGCCTGACCTTCAGCGAATGCGAACGGCTGGAAGATGAGGAAAGCGCCTATGTCAGGAACGCGCTGCTGAAGGAGCGCATGCTGCATTGGCTGACGGAGCTGAAGGCCGAGGCGATCTGA
- a CDS encoding M48 family metallopeptidase gives MAAYGLYTHIASNKFRSMLLLAGLFALVYVLVYAGALVAEVVSNGNQTVAYYLSRAFADLLKAFPFATIAAVAWIIIAYFFHQSMIDAVTGGHDVTRQEEPRLYNLLENLCISRGITMPKLKIMESPALNAFATGLNPRQYAITVTTGLLKALNDQEIEAVLGHELTHIKNGDVQLMVVAVIIAGVVGFFGELFFRLFTNLSWSSGGGSWSSGSSSSSRSSSSSSDNKSSGGGAIVVIIIAVVLIVVAWLVSQVVKLALSRSREYLADAGSVELTKNPDAMISALRKIENRGELPGATSAVMELCLDNPREGFSDLFATHPSVQSRVDALVKFAGGHDPGPLPPPSEETDQPETDEPDAQTDPQNAPPPVPRGPWNDAGNPPGPPPVPAPSPAGTAAGNPLGPIGNPMGPWGRH, from the coding sequence ATGGCCGCGTATGGTCTCTACACGCACATCGCCTCGAACAAGTTTCGTTCGATGCTGCTGCTCGCCGGCCTGTTCGCGCTGGTCTATGTGCTGGTCTATGCCGGCGCGCTGGTCGCCGAGGTCGTCAGCAACGGCAACCAGACCGTCGCCTATTATCTGAGCCGCGCCTTTGCTGACCTGCTCAAGGCCTTCCCCTTTGCGACGATCGCGGCAGTTGCCTGGATCATCATCGCCTATTTCTTCCATCAGTCGATGATCGACGCGGTGACCGGCGGCCATGACGTCACGCGGCAGGAGGAGCCGCGGCTCTACAATCTGCTGGAAAATCTCTGCATCTCGCGCGGCATCACCATGCCGAAGCTGAAGATCATGGAGAGCCCGGCGCTGAACGCATTCGCGACCGGCCTCAACCCGCGGCAATATGCGATCACCGTCACAACGGGCCTCCTCAAAGCGCTGAACGACCAGGAGATCGAGGCTGTGCTCGGCCACGAGCTCACCCACATCAAGAACGGCGACGTGCAGCTGATGGTGGTCGCCGTCATCATCGCCGGCGTGGTCGGCTTCTTCGGCGAACTGTTCTTCCGGCTGTTCACCAATTTGAGCTGGAGCTCCGGTGGCGGCTCGTGGTCGTCGGGTTCTTCCTCGTCGTCGCGGTCGTCCTCTTCGTCCAGCGACAACAAGAGCTCAGGCGGCGGCGCCATCGTGGTCATCATCATCGCGGTCGTGCTGATCGTGGTGGCCTGGCTGGTATCGCAAGTGGTCAAGCTGGCGCTATCGCGATCGCGCGAATATCTGGCCGACGCCGGCTCGGTCGAGCTGACCAAGAATCCCGATGCCATGATCTCCGCGTTGCGCAAGATCGAGAACCGCGGCGAATTGCCGGGCGCGACCTCCGCGGTGATGGAGCTTTGCCTCGACAATCCGCGCGAAGGCTTTTCGGATCTGTTCGCGACCCACCCCTCGGTGCAGTCCCGCGTCGACGCGCTGGTCAAGTTCGCCGGCGGCCATGATCCCGGTCCGCTGCCGCCACCCTCTGAGGAGACGGACCAGCCCGAGACCGACGAGCCCGACGCACAGACCGATCCGCAGAACGCCCCTCCTCCGGTCCCGCGTGGCCCGTGGAACGATGCAGGCAACCCACCCGGTCCGCCGCCCGTGCCTGCACCGAGCCCTGCCGGAACCGCAGCCGGCAATCCGCTGGGTCCCATCGGCAATCCCATGGGTCCGTGGGGCCGCCACTGA
- a CDS encoding anthranilate synthase component I, with amino-acid sequence MNRTVFALPARSDYVTRGGLAITRVAEQFTGHADRLDDLISLLDRRRGVVLSSGTTVPGRYESFDLGFSDPPLKLETTGVNFKLEALNARGEVLIAFLADVLREPCVVISEKTTTRLAGHIIRGDAPIEEDQRTRRASVMSLVRDLVAAFSSNDDGLLGLFGAFAYDLVFQIEDLVQKRPRENDQRDIVLYVPDRLLAYDRATGRGVVLSYDFAWKGKSSEGLPRETAESPYLKTGRQGFADHAPGEYQATVETARAAFARGDLFEAVPGQLFAEPCERSPAEVFQRLCVINPSPYGALMNLGDGEFLVSASPEMFVRSDGRRVETCPISGTIARGTDAIGDAEQIRQLLNSEKDEFELNMCTDVDRNDKARVCVPGTIKVLARRQIETYSKLFHTVDHVEGMLRPGFDALDAFLTHAWAVTVTGAPKLWAMQFVEDHERSPRRWYAGAIGAVNFDGSINTGLTIRTIRMKDGLAEVRVGATCLFDSDPAAEDRECQVKAAALFQALRGDPPKPLSAFAPDATGSGKRVLLIDHDDSFVHMLADYFRQVGASVTVVRYVHALDMLKQKRWDLLVLSPGPGRPEDFGIKTTIDAALENKLPVFGVCLGVQAIGEYFGGELGQLTHPAHGRPSRVQVRGGRLMRNLPNEIVIGRYHSLFVERDSMPDVLSVTASTEDGVAMALEHKTLPVAGVQFHPESLMSLGNEVGLKIVENAFRLDAPVN; translated from the coding sequence ATGAACAGGACAGTCTTTGCCCTCCCGGCCAGAAGCGACTACGTCACCCGCGGCGGTCTCGCGATCACGCGCGTGGCCGAACAGTTCACCGGCCACGCCGACCGGCTCGACGATCTTATCAGCCTGCTCGATCGTCGCCGTGGCGTGGTGCTGTCCTCGGGCACGACCGTGCCCGGCCGCTACGAGAGCTTCGACCTCGGCTTTTCCGATCCGCCGCTCAAGCTCGAAACCACCGGGGTCAATTTCAAGCTCGAAGCGCTCAATGCGCGTGGCGAGGTGCTGATCGCCTTCCTCGCCGACGTTCTGCGCGAACCCTGCGTCGTGATCTCCGAGAAGACCACGACGCGGCTTGCCGGCCACATCATCCGTGGCGACGCGCCGATCGAGGAAGACCAGCGTACGCGGCGCGCCAGCGTGATGTCGCTGGTGCGCGATCTCGTCGCCGCTTTCTCGTCCAATGACGATGGGCTGCTCGGCCTGTTCGGCGCCTTCGCCTACGATCTCGTGTTCCAGATCGAGGACCTCGTGCAGAAGCGTCCGCGCGAGAATGATCAGCGCGACATCGTGCTCTACGTTCCCGACCGCTTGCTTGCCTATGACCGCGCCACGGGGCGGGGCGTCGTGCTCAGTTACGATTTCGCGTGGAAGGGCAAATCGAGCGAAGGCCTGCCGCGCGAGACGGCCGAGAGCCCGTATCTGAAGACGGGGCGCCAGGGCTTTGCCGATCACGCGCCCGGCGAATATCAGGCCACTGTCGAGACTGCGCGCGCGGCCTTTGCCCGCGGTGATCTCTTCGAGGCCGTGCCGGGCCAGCTCTTCGCCGAGCCGTGCGAGCGCTCGCCGGCCGAAGTGTTCCAGCGCCTCTGCGTCATCAACCCGTCGCCCTATGGCGCGCTGATGAATCTCGGTGACGGCGAATTCCTCGTCTCCGCTTCTCCGGAAATGTTCGTGCGCTCCGACGGACGCCGCGTCGAGACCTGCCCGATCTCGGGCACGATCGCGCGCGGCACCGATGCGATCGGCGATGCCGAGCAGATCCGCCAGCTGCTGAACTCGGAGAAGGACGAGTTCGAGCTCAACATGTGCACCGACGTCGATCGCAACGACAAGGCGCGCGTCTGCGTCCCCGGCACGATCAAGGTGCTGGCGCGGCGGCAGATCGAGACCTATTCAAAGCTGTTCCATACCGTCGATCATGTCGAAGGCATGCTGCGTCCCGGCTTCGATGCGCTCGACGCCTTCCTCACCCATGCCTGGGCCGTGACCGTCACAGGTGCGCCAAAGCTCTGGGCGATGCAGTTCGTCGAGGATCACGAGCGCTCGCCGCGGCGGTGGTATGCCGGCGCGATCGGCGCGGTGAATTTCGATGGCAGCATCAACACCGGTCTCACCATCCGCACCATCCGCATGAAGGATGGTCTCGCCGAGGTCCGCGTCGGCGCCACCTGTCTGTTCGACTCCGATCCCGCCGCGGAAGACCGCGAATGCCAGGTGAAAGCCGCAGCCCTGTTCCAGGCGCTGCGCGGCGATCCACCGAAGCCGCTGTCCGCGTTTGCCCCCGATGCCACCGGTTCGGGCAAGCGCGTGCTGCTGATCGACCACGATGACAGCTTCGTCCATATGCTGGCAGATTACTTCCGTCAGGTCGGCGCCAGCGTCACCGTGGTCCGCTATGTGCATGCGCTCGACATGCTCAAGCAGAAGAGGTGGGACTTGCTGGTGCTGTCGCCCGGCCCGGGCCGCCCGGAGGATTTCGGGATCAAGACAACCATCGATGCGGCGCTGGAGAACAAGCTGCCGGTGTTCGGCGTCTGCCTCGGTGTGCAGGCGATCGGCGAATATTTCGGCGGCGAGCTCGGCCAGCTCACCCATCCCGCGCACGGCCGGCCCTCGCGGGTGCAGGTGCGCGGCGGGCGCTTGATGCGCAATCTGCCGAACGAGATCGTGATCGGTCGCTACCATTCGCTCTTTGTCGAACGCGACAGCATGCCGGATGTTCTGAGCGTCACTGCGAGCACCGAGGATGGCGTCGCCATGGCGCTGGAGCACAAGACCCTGCCGGTCGCAGGCGTCCAATTTCACCCGGAGTCGCTGATGTCGCTCGGCAACGAGGTCGGCTTGAAGATTGTCGAGAACGCGTTCCGGCTGGATGCGCCGGTCAATTGA
- a CDS encoding dienelactone hydrolase family protein, whose protein sequence is MGTAITFKRPDGKDASGYLANAARGNAPGVVVIQEWWGLSDQIKGLCDRFALAGFDALAPDLYKGKVVPYHDTDAAGKEMNSLDFMDATTQTVRGATQYLSRNGAKVGLTGFCLGGAVTIIGSVHVPELAAGVVFYGIPPEQAAKPADVKIPLQAHFANKDDWCTPELVNGFEKAMKAAGKSLELFRYDAEHAFVNEQRQAVHDREAAELAWGRATEFFRKHLG, encoded by the coding sequence ATGGGAACCGCCATCACCTTCAAGCGTCCGGACGGCAAGGACGCCTCGGGCTATCTTGCCAACGCGGCGCGCGGCAACGCGCCGGGCGTGGTCGTGATCCAGGAATGGTGGGGCCTGTCGGACCAGATCAAGGGCCTGTGCGACCGCTTCGCGCTCGCCGGCTTCGATGCACTGGCGCCCGATCTCTACAAGGGCAAGGTGGTGCCGTATCACGACACGGATGCGGCCGGCAAAGAGATGAACTCGCTCGATTTCATGGATGCCACCACGCAGACGGTGCGCGGCGCCACGCAATATCTGTCGCGCAACGGCGCCAAGGTCGGCCTGACCGGCTTCTGCCTCGGTGGCGCCGTCACCATCATCGGCTCGGTGCATGTGCCGGAGCTCGCCGCCGGCGTCGTGTTCTACGGCATTCCGCCGGAGCAGGCGGCCAAGCCCGCCGACGTCAAGATCCCGCTGCAGGCCCATTTCGCCAACAAGGACGATTGGTGCACGCCGGAGCTGGTCAACGGCTTCGAAAAGGCCATGAAGGCCGCCGGCAAGTCGCTCGAGCTGTTCCGCTATGACGCCGAGCACGCCTTCGTCAACGAACAGCGCCAGGCCGTGCACGACCGCGAAGCCGCCGAGCTCGCCTGGGGCAGGGCGACGGAGTTTTTCCGGAAGCATCTGGGGTAG
- a CDS encoding adenine phosphoribosyltransferase encodes MTFDHDLKASVRTIPDYPKPGIMFRDITTLLADARAFRRAVDELVNPWAGNKIDKVAGMEARGFIIGGAVAHQLSAGFVPIRKKGKLPHTTVRIAYSLEYGIDEMEMHIDAIQPGERVILVDDLIATGGTAEGAVKLLRQIGANVVAACFIIDLPDLGGAAKLRAMDVPVRTLMTFEGH; translated from the coding sequence ATGACCTTTGACCACGACCTGAAGGCGAGCGTCCGCACCATCCCGGATTATCCCAAGCCGGGGATTATGTTCCGCGACATCACGACCTTGCTCGCGGACGCACGCGCCTTCCGCCGCGCGGTCGACGAACTGGTGAACCCCTGGGCCGGCAACAAGATCGACAAGGTTGCCGGCATGGAGGCGCGCGGCTTCATCATCGGCGGCGCGGTGGCGCATCAGCTCTCGGCCGGCTTCGTGCCGATCCGCAAGAAGGGCAAGCTGCCGCACACCACCGTGCGCATCGCCTATTCGCTGGAATACGGCATCGACGAGATGGAGATGCACATCGATGCGATCCAGCCCGGCGAGCGCGTGATCCTCGTGGACGATCTCATCGCCACCGGTGGCACCGCGGAAGGTGCGGTGAAGCTGCTGCGCCAGATCGGCGCCAATGTCGTCGCCGCCTGCTTCATCATCGACCTGCCCGATCTCGGCGGCGCCGCCAAGCTGCGCGCGATGGACGTGCCCGTGCGTACGCTGATGACGTTCGAGGGGCATTGA
- a CDS encoding LemA family protein gives MSTGWIVLGVIVVLVLFAFSAYNRLVALGQRVGQAFADVDVQLKQRHDLIPNLVETVKGYASHERGTLDDVIKARNSAMSAQGPAQVSAAENQLSGALGRLIALSEAYPDLKANANFQQLASELSDLENKIAASRRFFNNAVQEYNTGIQQMPAALFAGMFGFTKKDFFDLGASRAEVEAAPQVKF, from the coding sequence ATGTCGACCGGCTGGATCGTTCTCGGCGTCATCGTCGTCCTCGTGCTGTTCGCTTTCAGCGCCTACAACCGGCTGGTAGCGCTGGGCCAGCGCGTCGGCCAGGCCTTTGCCGACGTCGACGTGCAGCTCAAGCAGCGTCACGATCTGATCCCGAACCTGGTCGAGACGGTGAAGGGGTATGCCTCGCACGAGCGCGGCACGCTCGACGACGTCATCAAGGCGCGCAATTCGGCGATGTCGGCGCAGGGGCCGGCGCAAGTATCCGCCGCCGAAAACCAGCTTTCCGGCGCGCTCGGCCGGCTGATCGCGCTGTCGGAGGCCTATCCCGACCTCAAGGCCAACGCCAATTTCCAGCAGCTCGCGTCCGAGCTCTCCGACCTCGAGAACAAGATCGCGGCCAGCCGCCGCTTCTTCAACAACGCGGTCCAGGAATACAACACCGGCATCCAGCAGATGCCCGCGGCTCTGTTCGCCGGCATGTTCGGCTTCACCAAGAAGGACTTCTTCGATCTGGGCGCGAGCCGCGCCGAGGTCGAGGCTGCGCCTCAGGTGAAGTTCTGA